One Candidatus Binatia bacterium genomic window, GGGCCGTAGTCGAGATGAACGGCCTATTCGCCCAGGTCGACGGGTAGCCGCCCGCGCGAAGCCTGGAGCGAAGTCGATTTTCGGGGACAGAGCCGCGGCGGCGCAGCCGCAGGGCGGCTCCGCGTCAGGTCTGTCCGGGAAATCCGACAGCAGCAGAGACTCAATTTCTCGATAGGATGGCACCGACCCCGCCGTTTCTGTATCGGTGCTAGCTTGGCGGGGGCAGGATCCGTGGCCATGAGACTGTCCGTCGCTTCAGGCCGCCTCTAAATGATGAAGACACTGAGGTGTGAGTTCCTTTCCGCGATTCCTAGCTTTTAGTGCTTTTGTCTCGATGAGCACAGGAATCCCAATGGAGAACTTTTGAGCGAATCAATAGACAGCATTAAGAGATTGATGAAGAAAATCGATTCTCTTCGAGCACGTCTCAAAAAAAGCGATGAGTCCAGCCGCGACGGAGGCTCGCTCAACTACCTCCTCTTGGAGAGCGCAGCACGACGCGACGCCGTCTTGCAGTGCTCTCTTGATTGCATCGTCACCATCGATTCCGAGGGACTCATCTTAGAGTTCAATCCTGCGGCCGAGGACACCTTCGGGTACAAACGCGACGAGGTGCTGGGCAAGGGAATGGCGAACCTCATCGTGCCCCCCTCGCTACGCGCTGCTCACGAGCAGGGATTGAAGCATTACCTCGTCTCCGGTGAAGGTCCTGTACTCAACCGGCGGATCGAGATCACTGCCGCCCGCTCCAACGGTCAGGAGTTCCCCGTGGAGCTGGCAATCACGCCCTTTCGAATTGGGTCCAAAACGGCATTCACCGCTTTTATCCGTGACATCACGAAACGCAAGAGAGCCGAGGAGACCCTGCGCGAGACCGAGCGTCAGTTGAGAGAGGCGCACAAGCTGGAGGCCGTCGGGAAACTTGCCGGTGGCATTGCCCACGATTTCAATAATCTGTTGACGGTGGTGATCGGGAGTAGCGAACTTATCAAATCAACAAACGACTCCGCGGTCATCAATCAACTCGCTGGGGACATTAAGGAAGCGGCTGACCGAGCTGCTCGACTAACGAGACAACTTCTGACCTTCAGCCGCAAACAAGTCACTGAGTTGGTTGCAGTTGACCTGAACGATTTGGTGAGCAGCGCAGAAGAGACATTAAGGCGACTCATCCCCGCCGAGGTCGAGCTGCAACTAGACCTGGAACCTAACCTCAAAGCCATCCTCGGGGACCTCACTCAGGTCGACCAGGTGATCATGAACCTGGTCGTCAACAGTGGCAACGCGATAGAGGGAGCTGGTCAGATCCGCGTGGTTACGAAGGGCGTCGAGCTGACTTCCGACGAGGTGTTGAGTGGTAATATGGCACCAGGCGGTTACATCCGGCTCGAAGTACAAGATACGGGGAGCGGAATGACCGAAGAGGTGCAGTCGCATATTTTCGAACCCTTCTTCACCACCGCGAACCTTGGTGAGGGGGCCGGGCTCGGGCTTGCCACGGTCTACGGCATCGTTCTGGAGTGCGGGGGGTTTATGGAGGTCGAAAGTGACGTCGGGCACGGCACCTCCTTTTCGATCTACTTCCCCGCGCTGGATTCCCCAGCAGCGCTCCAGGAGCCGCAGCTCAAGGCTTGGGATCCCGCCGGAGGTGCGGAAACGGTCTTGGTGGTGGAGGACGATGAATCGGTCAGGGCGCTTGTCTGCAGGATCCTCAGGTTTGAGGGATACAAGGTTCTGGAAGCCAGCGATGGGCCGCAGGCAATTTTGATCTCCGACCAAACGCACAAAGGGCCGATCGACCTGCTGGTCTCCGACATCCTCATGCCCAATACCGATGGTCGTGATCTGGCCCATCAGTTGTCGCGCTCGCGTCCCGAGATAAAGGTTCTCTTGATGTCGGGGTTTGCCGAGAGCGTCTCTACCGAGGGCCGTCCTAACGACAAGTCAGCCCGGTTTCTGGCCAAGCCCTTCATCCCTTCCGAGCTGAAAACTCTGGTCCGGAATATTCTCGACGACTGATTTGCCGAATTCCATGGTTGCAAAAGGGGCCTACCGGATTTTCGCTTCAAGCTCGTGACCAAGACGCCCGATCTGGAGTCGCAGCGCTTCCCTGAGCTGCCCGGGTTCTTCGGATCAATCGATTATTGAGAGATCGCCCCTGCGGTTCGGGTTGTCATCTTCTCTAACTCGAGATCGAGCTCTGCGAAGAGTTTATTCAGTCGCACATTCTCTTGCTCGAGCGAGCGCAGTTGCTTCGTGTCGCTAGCCGTCATCGAACCGAAGGGCTTCTTCCACGCGTAGATCGTCTGCTCGGCCACGCCGTGCTTCTTAGCCACCGCCGGGGGCCGGTCGGTCTTCCGAAGAATCTTGACCATCTGGTCGTCCGTGGATCTTTTTTTTCGGCTTTCGCTCTCCGTACTGGTTGCCGGAGAAGAAGATTCTCACGTCTCAACTGGGCCGAAAAACGCGGGGTAGGTCACTGGGGTGGGTCACGGTCTGATTGCCGAGTGGGCCGAAAACGGGGGCTTGTAACCAACGAGCTTGCGGCGCAGCAGAGACCCGGCTTCGGATGCTGTCATGCTCACGATTTCATTGGCTGCGACCCGGGTCGCAAGGCGACCGAGGAATGTCTCGAATTCCGCTAGGAAAGCCTCATCTGCCGCTCCGTCGTCCATCATTGCCGGGAGGGCCATCACGATGCCCCAGGTCGAGGCTGCATCGGCGCTGGGAACGGCCGCGTCGAGTTGTTCTTCCCATAATGACAAGTCCCCTTCAGCGATGTTGTCGATCCGCGTATCGATTGAGGTGGTAGCTCGTACCTCTCGATCGCTGTGGGTCACGATTGCGAGGGTTTCCGAAGGGTCTGAGAGGCAGATGTCGTCAGGGTGGGCCAGCCACGAATGGAGCAAGGCGTTGGCATCCGCATCTGCAATTTCGCCGTCGTAGGTGTCGCATACGAAGCTTTGGGAATTCGTCGAGAGCCCGAGCCCGGCGAGCACCGTGGACATGCCGAGGGCGTGAACTTCGGTGAGCCATTCCTGCGACCCGGCTTCGGGGGGCCTCGCGGTGGCGATGCTGAACTGGATTCCCGATGCGGTGACAGGCGTGACTCCGCAGTCTCCGACAAGAGCGTCATAGGTATCATCGACGTATTCGCTGCCGTGCGTGTGGATCCCAATCTCGTGGCCGTCTTCGAGGAGACTGTCAACGAGATCCTGTCCCTCGTCGGTCTCGCACAGTGCGGATGCCATCCCGTAACTCATCTGGAAATTGGCCACGATGTCGTGATGGTTGAGGCTGTTGGCGACCGCAGTGATTAGAGCGGTCGTTTCGGCCCGAAGCTGGAGGTCGACCGTCACCATGTTTGGGTTTTCGTAGGGCTGCCAGTCGTCGTCGAGGTGGGCATGGATAGAGATCATCGTCGGCAAGCTGGATTGGTCGGATTGGCCAGATTGGTCATATTCATCTCTACTGACCTTGGAGTTTCCAATCCCTGACGCCTCCATGCTGACGGTGGCGATTGATTCGTCAACCACCTCCGCGTTGCCGGTGCCGGTGCTGTTGCCACTGCCGCAGGCGCCGGTGATGAGCACGAGCATCGCGGCAGAGAAGAATATTGAGGGCTTCACTTTCGACACATAGGAGATCATGGTTGGCTTGGTCGTGTTTCCCATGCCGAGTCCCTTCGCCGGGCGCGATCGAGATCTTGTGTGCCAAGCGATCTTCCCCGGGCCTGGCTCGGGCAGCGCGGTCTGATCGCCTGGCCACCGTCGGCTCGTCCTGCGCGGTGGTGCGATGGGGTCGGTCTGGACATCAGTGCGCTCCCCCACCAAAGCGAGCCATGGATGACGCCAGCCACGAGGGCCTTGATCGCAATGAACGAGTCTGGTCTCGCAGCGAGAGAGGTATCGAGCGGCGATCTGCGCCGCGAAGACGGGATGTGCACTCATTCGTTCCATGATTTTGCCCCTCATTGTGTGCCCGCCGCTGGGGTAGGGCGGGACGTTTGAGAGGATGCGACATGCAATGGGGGGGCCACACGCCAAACACCTGATTCCAAGGGAAACTAAGGAAGAGTGTCCGGAGCGGACGTACAGACCAGTGACCGATGGCATCAAGTCGTTGCGGCCTCCCGCAGCGCGATTAGCAGGAGCGTCTCCGCGTTTGACCTCGCGAGTTCGAGCGTCGCTCGGCCGGCGTTGTCGAGGCGTTGCCGCTCTGCGAGTTCAAGGAGTCACGCATTTGCGATCAGCTTTTTCAGTAAGGTGTCGAGCCTGCGTGTCGGGCTGCAACGTCGCCCTGCCGTTGGGAGGTCTGTCTACCGCAATCGAGAGTCCCCACGAACCTGAACCTCCCCCGTCCGGATCCGGCCCAGGCGCCGCCGGGCCGCACCGGCGATCTCTTCGAAGATGTTTCTGTCTGAACAGAGCCGCTTTTCGCCGTCTGATGACCGGCTGCGCCCGGATTCCTCGTGGCCGCCGAGATTTGCCGGGTTCGGGCCTTCCTCTGCCCGCCAGCGGCTTCGCCCCGGGCGGGGGCTCCCCGGCGGCAGGTTTGGGGTTGCCTCTGGATGGCGATTGGGGGGAAGAGGGCCTTCATGTTGGCTACCGTCAGGCGCATCAGGTTCGTGCTCGTCGGATTCATGGTCCTGGCGGTCGGCTGCTCGGCATCCCGGATCGGGTCGCGCCCCGAGACGTACGACTACTGCGTCATTGACGAGGACTACGGGTGTCCGGTTTCAGAGAGAAACGGATCCGGAGAACCCGGGGTGATTCAGTTTACGACTCGCCCGGATCCAAGAGCGACTCGATAGCCAGGAGAAGTGATTGGCTCCGGTAGGGCTTCTGGATGAAGCCATCGTAAGCAGTGTTCCAGCCCTCCATCGCCTCCATCGCCTCTTCGGGGTGGCCACTCGATATGAGGATTGGCAGCTCGGCCCGTCTCTTTCTCAACTGCAACCATGTCTCGACTCCACTGATGCCCGGCATTGCGATATCCAAGATCACGAGGCGGAGTGCCGGCCCGATTTCTTCCACCGTAGCAAGCGCCTTTTCTCCATTCGCAGCCAGGTGAACATTGAATCCGACTGCAGCGAGATGCTTCGTCAGCACGGCGCGAATTGGCGCTTCGTCGTCGACAACGAGTACGTCCTGATTCGCAAAAGCTCCTGGATAAACCGAGGAACCGGTTTTCTTCGAGGCGGGGCGAGAGCCCTCTTGAACCGGCAGCAGGAAGGTGAACGTGCTTCCGGACCCCAGCTCCGTCTCGATTTTGAGCAGGCCTTCGTGGCTATCGAGGATGCCGCGTGTGGCCGCCAGTCCGAGCCCGCGTCCGGCGAACTTCGTGGTGAAAAAGGGGTCGAAGATCTTCGTCAGTGTTGCGACATCCATTCCCTCCCCAGTGTCGCACACCGTGACATGGACCACGTTTCCCGAGATCTCTCCATGCTCGATGGATGCACATGTGTCACTCATCGGCGCGGGTCGACCGGTGCCCGTGCCGATTTCGATCTTGCCACTCGCGTCGCCGATTGCATCGGCTGCGTTCGTGATCAAGTTCATCAACACCTGACGAATCTGCGCGGATCCGCCGCGAATGAGCGGGAGATCTTCCTCTAAACGGAAGTCAATCTCGATGCTTTTGGGGATCGTTACAGAGATCAAGTTGGTCAGCTCACGGATCAGCAAGGATAAATCTAGACTCTCTGTCATGAAGGTGGTCTTGCCGGCGTAGGCGAGAAGCTGGCTGGTGAGTTCTGCGGCGGTCGTGGCCGCCACCTCAATATCGGCCAGAGGTCCCTGCATCGGGGAAGCGGAGTGGGTCCCCTCGCGAGCGATCTCCGTATTGCCCAGGACCGTCATGAGGAGGTTGTTGAAGTCGTGAGCGATCCCTCCAGCTAAGAGGCCCAGACCTTCGAGTTTCTGGGCTTGAATCATGGCCTGCGACTCTTGCCGCGCCTGCGTCACATCAGACAGTCGCCAGGCCCTTCCCTGGAGCCCCCGCTTCGTCTCGATGGACAACGTCCTTACTTCGAGAGTCCTCCCGTCGCGCATCGCGAGATCGCACGACTCTGTCCTCGAGGATTCGAATGACGCGTACTCGGGATCCCACATCCGCCGCATTGTTTTCGGAGGCGGTTCGCGAAGCATCTTGCCCAAATAGAGCTGGAGTTGATCACCGTGGCCAAGCATCTCCCGACTGGACATCCCCCAGAGTTTTGCAAACGCCTCGTTGATATAACGAATTTCACCGCTCTGTTCTTTGAAGAGCAGCCCCTCTCCCATCGCCAGGTCGAGAGCCTCCAACAATGCGAAATGCTCATCAGATTCCTCCAGGGCTTTTCTCAGCGCGGTCCGGTCTCTCAGCCGCAGACACATTCCTGCTTGGTGTCCGGGACTTCTCTCAACGGTGGAGACTTCGATCTGGACGAAACTTTCGATTCCCGACGGCGATGTGAATCGATGCTCTCGCGGGTGTGGCGCACTGTTTCTATACTCCGCGAGCGAAAAGCTAGGCATAGCAAGTTCGAAAAGTTCGCCAATCGGAGCTCCGGGCTTCAATCTTCCTTGGCCGAAGAGTTTCTCTGCATTTGGGTTTGCGTAAAGTACCTGGTGGTGGCGGGTGACGATCACGATGGGGTCGGCATCATGGTCGAGCACGCTCGGGAGAGAAACGCGCTCGAGCACAAAGAGGTCGCGGCGCTCTACAGCAAACAGGAAGAGGAGGCAGCTGAGCGCGTAGCCGAGCGCTGTCGGGTCGTACGAGAGAGGGACGGGGCTGAACACGTAGAGCATGTTCATCGACATCGGAACGGAAACGGCGGCGACGAGGAATCGGCACTGCGTGCGTATCGTCGGGTCCTGTACGAAATGCCCCTCCCGCGCATGGACGAACACTGCCGCGCAGAGGGCAGCGTAGTTGATGAGAGCTGTCGCGTACCAGAGCGGTCCGTACTCGCTTCTCGCAAGGGGCCGCGTCTCGATGAACTGCCCGTGCCAGGGGTTCGTGATCAAGCCGATCCAAAGCAGGGCATTGATCGTGACGAGTGCGGGCAAGGCAGACCGAAAGGCAACCTTTCGATAGCCCACCATCTCTGAGAAGCCCGTCGTAAAGAGCCACCAGCCAGGCGCGATCGTCAGCAGACCGGTGTAGGCCATAACCATTCCGCCCCAGCGGATCGCTGAGTCGTTAGGCCAGACTAATGTAAGCAGGTCGCCGAGAGAGAAGATCAGCGCGGAGAAGAAGACCAAGGGGAGTGCCGGCCACAGCACTGCTGGCGGACGCCGGTAAAAGACGTGCGTAGACAGCGCCACCAATAGGACGATCCCAAGTGAGGCTGCTATTTGGGCTTCGAGCATGAATTAATCCATCTGTGCCCCGGAAACTTGCAAGGCATCCGCTTAGATCATGCCACAACTCGGGGCTGCAATCCTTGATCGTATAATCGAGTAGGGAACAGCCGTTTCGGGCTTCACCGGTTGTCGCTTGCGAGGAGTCTGCGAGACAGAAGGCGCACGCGCTCAAGCGCGGGTCCAATGCCAATGCCGCCCTCCCGCCCCTCTGTGCTGGCGTTGCCTGTGAGTCGACCCTGGGGCCGTCCGCTCCTTCGTGGCTGCTCTCCGGATCTGCGCGCAAGCGCGCTTGGCTGCCGGAGCCGTAGTAAATAGCGCCCGCCGAAATGCTCGGCGGTCCCAATTCGAAGCTATCCGGCCGTGGTTGGGAAGCGCTCGGCCTCGTCTACGTCGGGCTCATCAGTCCCGATGGGGTTCGTCGTAGCTTCGAAACCGTTCCATGCGCTGATCGACCACCCCGAGTTCGAACTTCAGATCGTGCCATCCCTGTGTGGGCTCGGATTGATTCCGCTCGCGGGCTGGCTGGCGACCCACCTCAGCGGTCGGCGGGAGGTCGGGCTGCTGGCGGCGGTTCTCGTCCTGCTGCACCCGCAGAGCGGCCTGTTCGCTGTTCGCGTCAAGCAGTTCATATGGGACGCGGCCCTGATGTTGACGGTGCTCGGCATCGGATTGCCCAGCCTGGACCCCACGCGGCTGCCCCCCCCCCGCTCGTGGCGGTCCTCGCGTTCGACGCGTTCGCCGTCCTTTTGTATTTGGGGCGCTTTCAGGACCAGGCGAAGGATTGGCTTCTGCTCTATTGGTAGAGGCACAAGGGGTTCCCGCCGGTGGCCGGGTTCGACATCCCTTGGGTTCAGGTGGCGGCCGCGCGCGCCTATGGACAGTGGCTTCCCCTGGGCTGGCGCGGATTCACGCCGATAGCCGGAGTCGGGGTCGGATAGCTGCCCTTGCACCGGCGGCATCGTGGGCGCAGCTCGTCACGCTCGCACGGCGACTCCGTGTCGTTCTCCCCTTGGCGGTGGCTGTCGTCCTCTTGGTGCGCGTGCCTCTGCCACCTGCGTCTACGGTTCGGGCTTCGGGACGAGTGACAACAAGGATCTCGTCGCACATGGATGACATCGTGCGTGCCGGAGATCTGGTTTACCTCCGGGCTCTTTCTCTCTCGAACGTCGGCTACTGTACGAGTAAGCCGCTCGAGATCCGCCTGTGCGAAATACGCCGATGCCTTGCGGAGGATCTCATTCGCTCGCCGTAGCCTCCGATTCGCGCGCTCCCGCAACTCGGGCGCGTAGCTGCAACGCCCTCCCTCCTCTCCAAGCGTCGTCGCCGCGGTCCTTGCCGCGACGATCTTCATGGTCTCTTGTGGAGACCTTGCGATCGATGGCGCTCCGACCGAGATCGCCCTACAAGACGTGCGCGAGGAGGTGCGCACGTTCGTCGATGTGAGGCGATCGACACCCGCCAATGAGGACTTTGCCGGGAGCTCGTCGCGGCGTCTGGATACGCGTCTCTGGTACGCCGAGCGCGCCCTGCGCCGACCGAGCTGCAGCGGGAGCCGGTGTGCTCTGATTCTCCTCGCGCACGGCTTCGGTGGACGCACAGAGCGCTTCGACGCGATCGGCCAGCGTCTCGCGGCGGCCGGCTACATCATCGCTGCCGTTTCCTTCCCCCTCACCAACCAGGACGCCCCGGGTGGCTTCTTGAATGGTGGCTTCGATGCCGGCCAGCAGCCGGCGGATGTGTCCTTTGTGGTCGACGCTCTGTTGGCCGCGAGTCTCGCTCCGGCGGATGCGCTGTACCAGAGAATCGACGGCGCGAAAGTGGCGGCCGTGGGACACTCCCTCGGTGGCACCACCGTGATCGCGGCCTCCCGCGCTTCTTGTTGCCGCGACACCCGTCTTGTGGCGACAGTGTATGTCGAGCCCGCAACGTTCGCGGTCGAAGCGCTCTTCGGCGAGTCCTACTCACCCTCTGGCCCTCCCACCCTGACGTTCCAGGGCACGTTGGATGTTCCCATCCTGGCGGCAGACACGCGCGCCTTTCACGTCGGTCTGGAGGCGCCGAAGATTCTCGTCGAGATGGTCGGCGGCAACCATGTCAACATGATCGAGCGCCTCCCCACGGGACCGGACCCGTTGCTCGAGGAGGCGGCCGAGATGATGATCGCCTTCTTCGACACCTACGTGGTGGGCGGGCCGGATCGCGTCGGTGAGGTCGCGGCGAGGCTGCGCGCCAGCGGGCATACCGTGAGTGTCGAAGGTTCGGGCTGACGCGTCCCGCGCATGTCCGGCCTCGTGCGAGATTGGCTGTGGCCGCCGGGATCTCGATCGAGGCGAGATTCTCGACGCTGCCTTGGGGCTCGGAAGCGCTTGTGTGTTACATTGCCCCTTCGAGAGACCAGGGATGAAGCCGGCTCTTCAGGAACAGACACAGAGTGCGACGAATCGGGTTGCCGTCGGGGCTCTCGACGTCGAGTACGATGAAGCAGGAGAGGGCGGACGCCCCTTCGTGTTGGTGCACGGGTTCACCGGCTCTCGCGACGACTTCGCCGACGTGCTCGAGCCGCTCGGCGCGCTGGGACGCACGCTGGTCCCCGACGGCCGTGGCCACGGGGGGACGAGCAATCCGGGGAGCGGCTATACGCTCGACCAGCTCACCGCCGATCTGACCGGTTTCATGGACGCGGCCGGTGTTGATCGCTGCGACCTGCTCGGTCATTCCCTCGGCGGGATGGTGGCGCTTCGCTTCGCACTGGCCCATCCCGAGCGACTGGCTTCCTTGGTCTTGATGGATACGGCGGACCGAACGCTGGGGTCTTCGCGATTCGGCGGCTGGGCCCTGCGCAACCTGGTTCGGCGTCTCCCGCCAAGGCTCCTCTGGCGCATGGTTCGGGCGAATCGGAAGCGGCTGCCCGAGCCGATGCGGCGGGCCGAGCAGGACATGGGCCCCGATCTCTATTGGAATCGGCTTCTCGTCAAGCTCGAAGCGTTGGACCCGACCGTGTACTCCGACCTCATGCGCGAGATCATGGGCCAGGAGCCCGTGACCGATCGGCTCGGTGAGATCCGCTGTCCGACACTGGTGCTCGTGGGCGATCAGGACGAGCGATTCCTCGGCCCATCGCGTCGGATGGCGAGGGAGATCCCGTCCGCCCGGCTCGTCGTCATCGCAGATGCACACCACAGCCCCCAGATCGAAGCTCGCGGAGCGTGGCTCGGCGCGATTGGAGAGCATCTCGAGCGCGCCCGCGGGGGCGAAGGCGCGACGTCGGCTCCATCGCGATGAGCTTGGCAACCTGGTTGGCTAAGGGATGAACGGATCGCACTCGATGTCACGCAGCGCCGTGACGAACTGGGCAGCGCCGCCGAGCAGGATCGCATTGGCCGCATTGCCGAAGGCGTCGGGGCCCGCGTCGACCACGCCTTGCAGATCGATCAGGTACTGCTCACTGGTTGCCTGTTGCTCCGCGCCCAACAGTGCGAAGTCGGGCTTGGCCACCGAGATGATCCTGAGGAGATCTGCCGCGTCGTCGTGGGTGGTGAGCGATGCAGTTGCGTCGAGTGGCCCGGTTCAGAGACGGTTGGACCAAATAGGTCGATGAAATAAGAGACACTCCTGGCCCAAACGTAAGGAGAATCCGATGGGAAAGGGAGAAAGTGCGGAGAAGGTCGTCCGTGTCAATTGTAACCGTAGCTAGCCGGCTTCTGTGCATGACGGCAGCCCAGACGAGGGCCATTTCTGACTCGGCGGCTCTGTATCAGTCAGCCCGAAACGTGCCCCCGGGAGCGTCGGGGCACACTTTGGGCGGCCTGTTTTCGAGGAGTTGGTCCGCGAGGTCGAGGCGGCGGCGCTTCTGTCCGATTTGGAGCTTCCGCGCTGCGTCGCCTCTTGGCGTGATCTGAATCGGATTCAGCTGTCCTTACGGGTCAGCGGTTTAGAGAAGTACTTCGAGCCTAGCTGGATCTTCTCGGCGGAGATGGTCCTGCGCGAAAAACCGGAGCCCGACCTCTTTCTCCACGCGGCGTAGCCGCGGGGCGTTTCTCTTCATGTTTTTGGGAGGCTTTTGAACAGTTCAATCGGGCGGTGGCGGCATTCCTTGGATGATTCGGCTGGAAAGTTCCCGGTCATCCTTCCCCTCCCTGCTTCCCGGTTCCCCGCCCGACGGATTTCCGCGGCAGCTGCGCGATCAGGTGTTCGAGCTCCTGGATCGAAAAGGGCTTCTCGATTAGGGGGTTGGAAGTGGGCGAGAACGTCTCGTCAACCCGCCCGGGAAGGAGGCCGGCGGTCATGAAAATGATCCGTGCCTCAAGTTCGGGTTGGCGCCGCCGCACCTCGTCGAGC contains:
- a CDS encoding PAS domain S-box protein → MKKIDSLRARLKKSDESSRDGGSLNYLLLESAARRDAVLQCSLDCIVTIDSEGLILEFNPAAEDTFGYKRDEVLGKGMANLIVPPSLRAAHEQGLKHYLVSGEGPVLNRRIEITAARSNGQEFPVELAITPFRIGSKTAFTAFIRDITKRKRAEETLRETERQLREAHKLEAVGKLAGGIAHDFNNLLTVVIGSSELIKSTNDSAVINQLAGDIKEAADRAARLTRQLLTFSRKQVTELVAVDLNDLVSSAEETLRRLIPAEVELQLDLEPNLKAILGDLTQVDQVIMNLVVNSGNAIEGAGQIRVVTKGVELTSDEVLSGNMAPGGYIRLEVQDTGSGMTEEVQSHIFEPFFTTANLGEGAGLGLATVYGIVLECGGFMEVESDVGHGTSFSIYFPALDSPAALQEPQLKAWDPAGGAETVLVVEDDESVRALVCRILRFEGYKVLEASDGPQAILISDQTHKGPIDLLVSDILMPNTDGRDLAHQLSRSRPEIKVLLMSGFAESVSTEGRPNDKSARFLAKPFIPSELKTLVRNILDD
- a CDS encoding histidine kinase N-terminal 7TM domain-containing protein; the protein is MLEAQIAASLGIVLLVALSTHVFYRRPPAVLWPALPLVFFSALIFSLGDLLTLVWPNDSAIRWGGMVMAYTGLLTIAPGWWLFTTGFSEMVGYRKVAFRSALPALVTINALLWIGLITNPWHGQFIETRPLARSEYGPLWYATALINYAALCAAVFVHAREGHFVQDPTIRTQCRFLVAAVSVPMSMNMLYVFSPVPLSYDPTALGYALSCLLFLFAVERRDLFVLERVSLPSVLDHDADPIVIVTRHHQVLYANPNAEKLFGQGRLKPGAPIGELFELAMPSFSLAEYRNSAPHPREHRFTSPSGIESFVQIEVSTVERSPGHQAGMCLRLRDRTALRKALEESDEHFALLEALDLAMGEGLLFKEQSGEIRYINEAFAKLWGMSSREMLGHGDQLQLYLGKMLREPPPKTMRRMWDPEYASFESSRTESCDLAMRDGRTLEVRTLSIETKRGLQGRAWRLSDVTQARQESQAMIQAQKLEGLGLLAGGIAHDFNNLLMTVLGNTEIAREGTHSASPMQGPLADIEVAATTAAELTSQLLAYAGKTTFMTESLDLSLLIRELTNLISVTIPKSIEIDFRLEEDLPLIRGGSAQIRQVLMNLITNAADAIGDASGKIEIGTGTGRPAPMSDTCASIEHGEISGNVVHVTVCDTGEGMDVATLTKIFDPFFTTKFAGRGLGLAATRGILDSHEGLLKIETELGSGSTFTFLLPVQEGSRPASKKTGSSVYPGAFANQDVLVVDDEAPIRAVLTKHLAAVGFNVHLAANGEKALATVEEIGPALRLVILDIAMPGISGVETWLQLRKRRAELPILISSGHPEEAMEAMEGWNTAYDGFIQKPYRSQSLLLAIESLLDPGES
- a CDS encoding alpha/beta fold hydrolase, whose product is MVSCGDLAIDGAPTEIALQDVREEVRTFVDVRRSTPANEDFAGSSSRRLDTRLWYAERALRRPSCSGSRCALILLAHGFGGRTERFDAIGQRLAAAGYIIAAVSFPLTNQDAPGGFLNGGFDAGQQPADVSFVVDALLAASLAPADALYQRIDGAKVAAVGHSLGGTTVIAASRASCCRDTRLVATVYVEPATFAVEALFGESYSPSGPPTLTFQGTLDVPILAADTRAFHVGLEAPKILVEMVGGNHVNMIERLPTGPDPLLEEAAEMMIAFFDTYVVGGPDRVGEVAARLRASGHTVSVEGSG
- a CDS encoding alpha/beta hydrolase, with product MKPALQEQTQSATNRVAVGALDVEYDEAGEGGRPFVLVHGFTGSRDDFADVLEPLGALGRTLVPDGRGHGGTSNPGSGYTLDQLTADLTGFMDAAGVDRCDLLGHSLGGMVALRFALAHPERLASLVLMDTADRTLGSSRFGGWALRNLVRRLPPRLLWRMVRANRKRLPEPMRRAEQDMGPDLYWNRLLVKLEALDPTVYSDLMREIMGQEPVTDRLGEIRCPTLVLVGDQDERFLGPSRRMAREIPSARLVVIADAHHSPQIEARGAWLGAIGEHLERARGGEGATSAPSR